In the genome of Polaribacter atrinae, one region contains:
- a CDS encoding S9 family peptidase, whose protein sequence is MKKGIFFVTIILLTSYISLAQTNSKQTSNLKEITLEEIWNGTFSAERMNSLNSMNGDFYAVLDYDRQTRSVSVDKYSYKTLEKVETIVNSANLKGLNNFSSYSFNNDETKLILGTNFEQIYRHSKKGTYYAYDIATKELTLIGEAIQEPIFSPDNKNVAYAKNNNIFIKNVASNKITQVTNDGKINEVINGITDWVYEEEFAFVRAFEWNKTGTHLAFLRFDETNVPTFSMDVVGTELYPTQQVFKYPKAGEKNADVTLHMYTLSSKNTETISLGDYEYIPRIKWSNDSDILVATTLNRHQNNLNLHKVNSQNTTASLLLNETDKAYVDITDNLTFLADNSFIWTSEKDGYNHIYHYDFNGKLINQITKGDWEVTNYYGFNEKKKTIYYQSVENGSINRGVYSINIKGKKKQLLSNESGQNNASFSKNLNYFINTYSSAETPPIYSLYTAKGQMLKVIKNNDALKERLSAYKMSPKEFSTININGNDLNMWMIKPLDFDENKKYPLLMFQYSGPGSQQVGNTWNGSNDYWHNMLAQKGIIVVCIDGRGTGFKGADFKKVTQKELGKYEVEDQIAAAKKLVERSYIDNNNVGIWGWSYGGFMSTNCILKGNDIFTTAIAVAPVTSWRFYDSVYTERYMQTPQENASGYDDNSPFNYADKLKGNYLLVHGTGDDNVHVQNSYRMINSLIEANKQFDMFIVPDRAHGIYKGRNMRLNLYTKMTNFIDENLNKESTK, encoded by the coding sequence ATGAAAAAAGGAATCTTTTTTGTAACTATTATATTATTAACTAGTTACATATCTTTAGCACAAACAAACTCAAAACAAACATCAAATTTAAAAGAAATTACACTAGAAGAAATCTGGAACGGAACGTTTTCTGCAGAAAGAATGAATTCTTTAAACTCTATGAATGGTGATTTTTATGCTGTTTTAGACTATGATAGACAAACCAGATCGGTTTCTGTAGACAAATACAGCTATAAAACATTAGAAAAAGTAGAAACGATTGTAAATAGTGCCAATTTAAAAGGCTTAAATAACTTTTCTTCTTACAGTTTTAACAATGATGAAACCAAACTTATTTTAGGTACTAACTTTGAGCAAATTTATCGTCATTCTAAAAAAGGTACTTACTATGCCTACGATATTGCTACCAAAGAACTGACTTTAATTGGAGAAGCTATTCAAGAACCTATTTTTTCTCCAGATAATAAAAATGTTGCTTATGCAAAAAACAATAACATTTTCATTAAAAATGTAGCATCAAACAAAATTACTCAAGTTACAAACGATGGTAAAATAAATGAAGTAATTAACGGTATTACAGACTGGGTTTACGAAGAAGAATTTGCCTTTGTAAGAGCTTTTGAATGGAATAAAACCGGAACGCATTTAGCATTTTTACGTTTTGATGAAACCAACGTTCCTACTTTTTCTATGGATGTTGTTGGTACAGAATTATACCCAACACAACAAGTTTTTAAGTATCCTAAAGCAGGTGAGAAAAATGCAGATGTGACTTTACATATGTATACGCTTTCATCTAAAAATACAGAAACAATTTCTTTGGGAGATTATGAATATATTCCTAGAATAAAATGGTCTAATGATTCAGATATTTTAGTTGCAACGACTTTAAACCGTCATCAAAATAACTTAAACCTACACAAAGTTAATTCTCAAAATACTACTGCTTCTTTATTATTAAATGAAACTGATAAAGCGTATGTAGATATTACAGACAATCTTACTTTTTTAGCTGATAACAGTTTTATTTGGACAAGCGAAAAGGATGGTTACAACCATATTTATCATTATGATTTTAATGGAAAATTAATCAATCAAATTACAAAAGGAGATTGGGAAGTAACCAACTACTACGGTTTTAACGAAAAAAAGAAAACTATCTATTATCAATCTGTAGAAAACGGATCTATCAATAGAGGTGTGTATTCTATCAACATAAAAGGAAAAAAGAAACAGTTATTAAGTAATGAAAGCGGACAAAATAATGCGTCATTCAGTAAAAACTTAAACTACTTTATCAACACATATTCATCAGCAGAAACACCACCTATTTATTCTTTATACACAGCTAAAGGACAAATGTTAAAGGTGATCAAAAATAATGATGCTTTAAAAGAAAGATTATCGGCATATAAAATGAGTCCTAAAGAGTTTTCTACAATTAACATTAACGGAAACGACTTAAATATGTGGATGATTAAGCCTTTAGATTTTGATGAAAACAAGAAATATCCATTATTAATGTTTCAATATTCTGGTCCAGGTTCTCAACAAGTTGGGAATACTTGGAACGGAAGTAATGATTACTGGCATAACATGTTGGCTCAAAAAGGGATTATTGTAGTTTGTATTGATGGACGTGGAACTGGTTTTAAAGGTGCCGATTTTAAAAAGGTAACTCAGAAAGAATTGGGTAAATACGAAGTAGAAGATCAAATTGCAGCAGCAAAAAAATTAGTAGAACGTTCTTACATCGACAATAATAATGTTGGTATTTGGGGATGGTCTTATGGTGGTTTTATGAGCACAAATTGTATTTTAAAAGGAAATGACATTTTTACTACAGCAATTGCAGTTGCTCCGGTTACTTCTTGGCGTTTTTACGATTCTGTTTACACGGAACGTTATATGCAAACTCCACAAGAAAATGCAAGCGGTTATGATGATAACTCACCATTTAATTATGCAGACAAATTAAAAGGAAACTATTTATTGGTTCATGGAACTGGTGATGACAACGTGCATGTACAAAACTCTTACAGAATGATAAATTCTTTAATTGAAGCTAATAAACAATTTGATATGTTTATTGTACCAGACAGAGCACACGGAATTTATAAAGGAAGAAATATGCGTTTAAATTTGTACACAAAAATGACTAACTTTATCGACGAAAATTTAAATAAAGAATCAACTAAATAA
- a CDS encoding GYDIA family GHMP kinase, whose protein sequence is MKNYYSNGKLLLTGEYLVLDGAKSLAIPTKFGQDLSVEKIKEPQIIWGSFTHTGECWFEAVFDLQKLRLVNCTFNSDKEGNADVIAETLLSILVEAKSLNPDFLKSENGFMVKTNLTFPRNWGLGTSSTLINSIAAWAKVDAFQLLWNSFKGSGYDIACAQNNTPVFYQIENKKPVVAPVEFNPSFKENLFFVHLNQKQDSKEGIAKFRESDISFNKEIKRISEISDDFLKVEFLEEFEDLIVEHEQIISSIIKLKPVKEKLFPDYFGAIKSLGAWGGDFVLVTGNTETPTYFKNKGFTTILRYKEMVL, encoded by the coding sequence ATGAAGAACTATTATTCCAACGGAAAACTTTTACTAACAGGAGAATACCTGGTTTTAGATGGTGCTAAATCTTTAGCAATACCCACTAAATTTGGACAAGATTTAAGTGTTGAAAAAATAAAAGAACCTCAGATTATTTGGGGAAGTTTTACGCATACAGGAGAATGTTGGTTCGAAGCCGTTTTCGATTTACAAAAACTACGTTTGGTAAATTGTACATTTAATTCTGATAAAGAAGGAAATGCTGATGTAATAGCGGAAACGTTGTTAAGTATTTTGGTAGAAGCAAAAAGCTTAAATCCAGATTTTTTAAAATCAGAAAATGGGTTCATGGTAAAAACAAACCTTACATTTCCAAGAAATTGGGGATTAGGTACATCATCAACTTTAATAAACTCTATTGCTGCTTGGGCAAAAGTAGATGCTTTTCAATTACTTTGGAATTCTTTTAAAGGAAGTGGTTATGATATTGCTTGTGCTCAGAATAATACACCCGTTTTTTATCAAATAGAAAATAAAAAACCTGTTGTAGCACCTGTTGAATTCAACCCAAGTTTTAAAGAGAATTTGTTTTTTGTACATCTAAATCAGAAACAAGATTCTAAAGAAGGAATTGCAAAATTTAGAGAAAGTGATATCAGTTTTAATAAAGAAATAAAAAGAATTTCAGAGATTTCTGATGACTTTTTAAAAGTTGAATTCTTAGAGGAATTTGAGGATTTAATTGTAGAACATGAGCAAATTATTAGTTCTATTATCAAACTAAAACCGGTAAAAGAAAAATTATTTCCAGATTATTTTGGAGCCATAAAAAGTTTAGGCGCTTGGGGAGGAGATTTTGTACTAGTAACAGGAAATACTGAAACACCAACGTATTTTAAAAATAAAGGATTTACAACCATTCTTAGGTATAAAGAAATGGTTTTATAA
- a CDS encoding DUF1569 domain-containing protein: MIEHLSFLLQISNGKVAADYYVSDEKSARRKPFLNTEGELQVGFKAPLLSEEPNDLKFNSVGEAINDLFIQIDNFKTHFETANAENHPFFGELDYAYWQKFHVKHFTHHFKQFGLV, encoded by the coding sequence ATGATAGAACATTTAAGTTTTTTACTTCAGATTTCTAACGGAAAAGTAGCTGCAGATTATTATGTTTCTGATGAGAAATCTGCAAGAAGAAAACCTTTTTTAAATACAGAAGGTGAATTACAAGTTGGTTTTAAAGCGCCTTTGTTGTCTGAAGAACCAAATGATTTAAAATTTAATTCCGTTGGTGAAGCTATAAATGATTTATTTATTCAAATTGATAATTTTAAAACTCATTTTGAAACAGCGAATGCTGAAAATCATCCTTTTTTTGGGGAATTAGATTATGCTTATTGGCAGAAATTTCATGTAAAACATTTTACACATCATTTTAAACAATTCGGATTGGTTTAA